CAAAAGGTTGAAATCTCGGAAGAAATTGAGAATTTTACGAAGAGAATAAAGCTGATACTTCTCGGAGGTGAGTAGAATGCATGCCATTGAAGTTGAAAATCTCGTCAAGAAATACGGTGACTTTGAGGCTGTAAAGGGGATTTCCTTTAAGGTCAAGAGAGGAGAAATATTTGCCTTTTTGGGGCCGAATGGTGCGGGTAAAACAACTACGGTTCACGTTCTAACTACTCTCCTAAAATTGACCTCGGGAAAGGCCATTGTTGCTGGGCATGATGTTGTCAGGGAACCAATGGAAGTGAGAAAGAGGATAGGAATAGTGTTCCAAGACCCAAGCCTTGATAGAGAGCTCACCGCTTGGGAGAACATGTATATTCACGGAAGGATATATGGATTGGGAGGGAATGAGCTTAAAAACAAAATAGAGGAGCTTTTGAAGTTTGTGGAGCTTTGGGAGTTTAGGGATAAGCCTGTAAAATACTTTTCAGGCGGTATGCAGAGAAGACTTGAAATTGCAAGGGCTCTTCTTCATGAACCAGAGGTGTTATTTTTGGATGAGCCGACAATAGGACTTGACCCTCAAACAAGGGCCCACATCTGGGACTACATCAAAGCCATGAAGGAAGAGCACAACATGACGATCTTTCTGACAACCCATTATATGGATGAAGCGGAGCAGTTGGCGGATAGGATAGCGATTATGGATCATGGCAAGATAATCGCCGAAGGAACGGCAGAGGACCTCAAAAAGCTTGTCGGCAATGATGTTATATACCTCAAACTTGAGGCTCCGGAGGATGTTAAGTGTCTTAAGGCTGAATTCATTAGAGGATGCAAACTTTTATCGGATGGAAGGGTTGGACTTGAAGTTGTAAACGCTGCAGAGGCTTTGCCTAAGA
The Thermococcus sp. 2319x1 DNA segment above includes these coding regions:
- a CDS encoding ATP-binding cassette domain-containing protein; its protein translation is MHAIEVENLVKKYGDFEAVKGISFKVKRGEIFAFLGPNGAGKTTTVHVLTTLLKLTSGKAIVAGHDVVREPMEVRKRIGIVFQDPSLDRELTAWENMYIHGRIYGLGGNELKNKIEELLKFVELWEFRDKPVKYFSGGMQRRLEIARALLHEPEVLFLDEPTIGLDPQTRAHIWDYIKAMKEEHNMTIFLTTHYMDEAEQLADRIAIMDHGKIIAEGTAEDLKKLVGNDVIYLKLEAPEDVKCLKAEFIRGCKLLSDGRVGLEVVNAAEALPKIFDLAKERNVKIIEVTYHRPTLNDVFLYLTGREIRDEGEANSFASMIRMRMRR